A single region of the Salmo salar chromosome ssa16, Ssal_v3.1, whole genome shotgun sequence genome encodes:
- the LOC106573800 gene encoding uncharacterized protein, whose amino-acid sequence MTVDFHELLGSSDAPELVPQVDNTDILCSVVALFDVSLPVVGPRDVHDTVHSHGTHTIILLRQQSDVLVEYRSRTPPSFRGEPVSSPVPAVVNGHRESEGRYLQVFSESEDSSDSSDDHEEVKECTEPRSASAWETFCMGLEEFLARARERRAQREAPGDEQQILPTAVGAESLIVGAAAYKLKTLSTGEKVLQLSLMATRKRYGNCGGGHHIIELLKTQSVCGAYDAFLSHADTDARGGLLLMLWPH is encoded by the exons GTAGATAATACGGATATCCTGTGTTCAGTGGTTGCTCTGTTTGatgtgtctctccctgttgttgGCCCTCGAGACGTCCATGACACGGTACACAGCCATGGAACGCACACGATTATCCTGCTCAGGCAACAGTCAG ATGTTTTAGTAGAGTACAGAAGCAGAACACCGCCCAGTTTTCGAGGGGAACCTGTGAGCTCCCCTGTCCCTGCAGTGGTAAATGGGCATAGAGAATCAGAGGGGCGATACCTCCAAGTGTTCAGTGAATCAGAAGACAGTTCAGACAGCTCGGATGACCATGAAGAAGTCAAGGAGTGCACAGAGCCCAG GTCTGCGTCTGCGTGGGAGACCTTCTGTATGGGGCTGGAGGAGTTCCTGGCCAGGGCACGGGAgaggagggcacagagagaggctcCAGGAGACGAACAACAGATCTTGCCCACAGCCGTGGGAGCTGAGTCACTCATCGTAGGGGCTGCAGCGTACAAATTAAAGACATT GTCAACGGGAGAGAAGGTGCTACAGTTATCTCTAATGGCTACCAGGAAGCGCTATGGGAACTGTGGAGGGGGTCACCACATCATAGAG CTACTGAAGACCCAGTCTGTGTGTGGGGCCTACGATGCGTTCCTCTCTCACGCTGACACAGACGCACGCGGTGGACTTCTTCTCATGCTGTGGCCTCACTGA